A segment of the Leclercia adecarboxylata genome:
CCCGTGCCAGATTTGGCTGACAATCTCCGGCAGGCAGTGTTTTTCCCGGGAGAAACGCGCCCCGAGGAAGCCTTCGGTGCTGTGCTGTTCATCCGGCTGGGCCAGGCCTTCCACCAGCCCGACCGGATCGATAAGGAAGGTGCGGATGATCGACGGATAGAGGCTTTTATAATCCAGCACCAGTACCGAGTCGTACAGGCCGGGCCGGGAGTCCATCACATAGCCGCCGGGGCTGGCCTGGGGCGGCACGTCACCGAGATTCGGGGCCACATAACCCGCCCGGTGCATACGCGGAAAATAGAGATGACTGAAGGCCGCTACGGAACCGCCGTGCCGGTCGACCGCCAGACCATTGACCGTGGCGCGCTCCAGCAGGAACGGCATGATGTCGGTTTTATGAAAAATGCGCGTCACCAGCTCGCAATCTTTTAGGTTATAGGTGGCCAGGGCCGGTTTATCTTCGGCGAACCGGCGGTCAATTTCGTCCATCCTGTCCCAGGGGTTGTCGATGGACTTGCCTTCACCGAGCAACTCCTGCGACACCGATTCCAGCGAAAACGATGAGAAACTCCAGAACGCCGATTTTAACGCTTCGATGCCGTCGATAATCAGGCGCCCGTTCGCCTGGGCAAAGAAGACGCCGTTTTTAAAGCCGTGCTCGCGCCACTCCAGCTCGCTGTTACCGCGCCCGAGCAACAGCGGAATGCGGTAGCGTTCGGCGTGCTTTTGCAGCACCCGCAGGTCGAACTGCACCACGTTCCAGCCGATAATGACGTCCGGGTCGTGCCGGGCAAACCAGGCGTTCAGTTTCTCGAGCAGCTGCGGACGGCTGTTCACGTAGATAAGCTCAAAATCGAGTCCGGACGCATCGCCGTTTGCCGGGCCGAGCATGTAGACCACCCGCTGGCCGCAGCCTTCAATCCCGATGCAGTACAGCTCGCCATGGCGGGTAGTTTCAATATCCACCGACGCCCATTTCAGCGGCGGTCGATAGTGCGGGTTGGGTTTAAGGCGAGCATTGATCAGCCGATCGCCCCGGGGCGTCCCGTCCACCCAGACCGGGGCGGTGATAAAGCGCTCCATCAGAAAGCGTTCCGGGGGGCGGACATCGGCTTCGTACAAAGTCACGTCCGCTTCACGCAGCAGTTTTTCATAGCGCATCAGCTGGCGATGGGCGCGGCAGTAGAGGCCGTAGACCGGGCGACGCTGGAAATCTTTCAGTTCAAGGGGGGCCAGCCGCCAGCCGTTCTCACCGCGCAGAAGCTGTTTGGTTTTTTCGACGTCAGGCTCAGGAATAAAGGCCACGGATTCCTGCGGCGGCAGGGTGATGTGCAGCGGGCCCTTGTCGGTCGCCAGCCAGAACTCCACTTCGGTGCCCTGGGGGGTATCCCGCCAGTGTCGGGTCAGTAAAAAGCCTTCTTGCGCCTGCGCCACGCTGTTGTCTCATAAAACAAAACCAGGCGTGAGTATAGCCTGGTTGTGGGTGTTTTGCTGGGGTTTTATACAGTGTGCTTTTGCCGAATGGCGCTGCGCTTATCTGGCCACCGGGCGGCTTTTACTGCCCGTAATACGCCTTCGCACCATGCTTGCGCAGATAATGTTTGTCCAGCAGGGTCTGCTGCATATCCGGCAGCTGTGGCGCCAGCTGGCGGCAGAAGATGCCCATATAGGCCACCTCTTCCAGCACAATGGCGTTATGTACCGCATCTTCAGCGTTTTTGCCCCACGCGAACGGGCCGTGGGAGTGAACCAGTACCCCTGGCATCTGCGCCGCGTCGATCCCCTGTTTCTCAAAGGTTTCGACGATCACGTTACCGGTTTCCCACTCGTACTCGCCGTTGATTTCGGCATCGGTCATCTTGCGGGTGCAGGGGATGGTGCCATAGAAATAGTCAGCGTGAGTGGTGCCGGTCGCCGGGATGGGCTGTCCGGCCTGCGCCCAGATGGTCGCGTGGCGGGAGTGAGTGTG
Coding sequences within it:
- the polB gene encoding DNA polymerase II, which gives rise to MAQAQEGFLLTRHWRDTPQGTEVEFWLATDKGPLHITLPPQESVAFIPEPDVEKTKQLLRGENGWRLAPLELKDFQRRPVYGLYCRAHRQLMRYEKLLREADVTLYEADVRPPERFLMERFITAPVWVDGTPRGDRLINARLKPNPHYRPPLKWASVDIETTRHGELYCIGIEGCGQRVVYMLGPANGDASGLDFELIYVNSRPQLLEKLNAWFARHDPDVIIGWNVVQFDLRVLQKHAERYRIPLLLGRGNSELEWREHGFKNGVFFAQANGRLIIDGIEALKSAFWSFSSFSLESVSQELLGEGKSIDNPWDRMDEIDRRFAEDKPALATYNLKDCELVTRIFHKTDIMPFLLERATVNGLAVDRHGGSVAAFSHLYFPRMHRAGYVAPNLGDVPPQASPGGYVMDSRPGLYDSVLVLDYKSLYPSIIRTFLIDPVGLVEGLAQPDEQHSTEGFLGARFSREKHCLPEIVSQIWHGREDAKRHGNKPLSQALKIIMNAFYGVLGTSACRFFDPRLASSITMRGHEIMRQTKVLIESQGYDVIYGDTDSTFVWLKGARSEAEAAAIGQTLVTYVNDWWRAHLQQAGLTSALELEYENHFCRFLMPTIRGTDQGSKKRYAGLIQEGDKQRMVFKGLETVRTDWTPLAQHFQQALYLKIFRREPYQEFVRETIASLMAGELDDQLVYRKRLRRPLAEYQRNVPPHVRAARLADEENVRLGRAPQYQNRGTIRYVWTTSGPEPVDYQRSPLDYEHYLSRQLQPVADGILPFMDDDFATLMTGQLGLF
- the araD gene encoding L-ribulose-5-phosphate 4-epimerase — its product is MLEDLKRQVLEANLALPEHNLVTLTWGNVSAVDREAGVFVIKPSGVDYRVMTADDMVVVSIATGEVVEGTKKPSSDTPTHRLLYQAFPSIGGIVHTHSRHATIWAQAGQPIPATGTTHADYFYGTIPCTRKMTDAEINGEYEWETGNVIVETFEKQGIDAAQMPGVLVHSHGPFAWGKNAEDAVHNAIVLEEVAYMGIFCRQLAPQLPDMQQTLLDKHYLRKHGAKAYYGQ